A single window of Calonectris borealis chromosome 31, bCalBor7.hap1.2, whole genome shotgun sequence DNA harbors:
- the AP1M2 gene encoding AP-1 complex subunit mu-2 codes for MATSALFILDLKGKPLISRNYKGDVGLGEIEHFMGLLLQREEEGALAPLLTHGKVHFLWIKHANLYLVATTKKNGNASLVYSFLYKVVEVFCEYFKELEEESIRDNFVIVYELLDELMDFGFPQTTDSKILQEYITQEGNKLETGKSRVPTTVTNAVSWRSEGIKYKKNEVFIDVIKSVNLLVSANGSVLLSEVVGTIKLKVFLSGMPELRLGLNDRVLFELTGRGTNKSVELEDVKFHQCVRLSRFDNDRTISFIPPDGDFELMSYRLNTQVKPLIWIESVIEKFSHSRVEIMVKAKGQFKKQSVANGVEIAVPVPSDADSPKFKTSVGSARYLPERNLVIWTIKSFPGGKEHLMRAHFGLPSVEKEEEEGRPPISVRFEIPYFTVSGIQVRYMKIIEKSGYQALPWVRYITQSGDYQLRTS; via the exons atggccaccTCCGCCCTCTTCATCCTGGACCTCAAGGGGaag CCACTGATCAGCCGCAACTACAagggggacgtggggctgggggagatcGAGCACTtcatggggctgctgctgcagcgggaggaggagggggccctCGCCCCCCTCCTGACCCACGGCAAGGTCCACTTCCTCTGGATCAAACACGCCAACCTCTACC tggTGGCCACCACCAAGAAGAACGGTAACGCTTCCTTGGTCTACTCTTTCCTCTACAAGGTGGTGGAG gtcTTCTGCGAGTACttcaaggagctggaggaggagagcatCCGCGACAACTTCGTCATCGTCTACGAGCTCCTGGACGAGCTGATGGACTTCGGCTTCCCGCAGACCACGGACAGCAAGATCCTGCAGGA GTACATCACGCAGGAGGGCAACAAGCTGGAGACGGGCAAGTCCCGCGTCCCCACCACCGTCACCAACGCCGTGTCCTGGCGCTCCGAGGGCATCAAGTACAAGAAGAACGAGGTCTTCATCGACGTCATCAAGTCGGTGAACCTGCTG GTGAGCGCCAACGGCAGCGTGCTGCTGAGCGAGGTGGTGGGCACCATCAAGCTGAAGGTCTTCCTCTCGGGGATGCCCGAGCTGCGCCTGGGCTTGAATGACCGCGTCCTCTTCGAGCTGACGGGAC GGGGCACGAACAAGTCGGTGGAGCTGGAGGACGTGAAGTTCCACCAGTGCGTCCGGCTCTCCCGCTTCGACAACGACCGCACCATCTCCTTCATCCCCCCCGACGGAGACTTCGAGCTCATGTCCTACCGCCTCAACACCCAG gtGAAGCCGCTCATCTGGATCGAGTCGGTCATCGAGAAGTTCTCCCACAGCCGTGTGGAGATCATGGTCAAG GCCAAGGGCCAGTTCAAGAAGCAGTCGGTGGCCAACGGGGTGGAGATCGCGGTGCCGGTGCCCAGCGACGCCGACTCGCCCAAGTTCAAGACCAGCGTGGGCTCCGCCAGGTACCTCCCGGAGAGGAACCTCGTCATCTGGACCATCAAGTCCTTCCCG GGCGGGAAGGAGCACCTGATGCGCGCCCACTTCGGGCTGCCCAGcgtggagaaggaggaggaggagggacggcCGCCCATCTCCGTCCGCTTCGAGATCCCCTACTTCACCGTCTCGGGCATCCAG gTGCGGTACATGAAGATCATCGAGAAGAGCGGGTACCAGGCGCTGCCCTGGGTGCGCTACATCACCCAGAGCGGGG ACTACCAGCTCCGCACCAGCTAG
- the KRI1 gene encoding protein KRI1 homolog isoform X2: MPEPELRVNAAFAERYGRYRRREELQRLQDRYGDTGDGDSSSSDSSGDEVAVDPRLERDFYRTLALLKTRDPRIYQQDATFYSQQDSSSGSDAEEEEEEEEEEEEGRPAKPMYLKDYERKVVLEKEGKYVDEEDEEDEEAAAERRKRAASRSYAEEQQELKESFRAFVADSEEEEEEEEGGSALLRPRNRTVEEKVPLQQYWTDPALDPGERFLRDYILNQGYREEEEEEEDAEGASPPRLADSSDEGELFLAKQEDFERRYNFRFEEPDAEQVKTYPRSIPTSVRRRDERRKEKREQIRERKRKEKARKREELKQLKNLKREELAARLARLREATGNAAVGFTETLLEEDFDPARHDRLMAECFGDDYYGRGEEEKPQFEEEEGLEDDWNWDAWTGREEGGGEREPHCEDPDFVMDADYDPAAPPPKRRQPPAPGKKRRKTRFREAVEREKPAFDPATSTFEQYLEEFYRLDYEDLVGDLPCRFKYRNVLPCDFGLTTDEILAADDKELNRWCSLRKTCMYRSEQEERQDQANYSRRAQNAWKKQQIFKSLVAAPEEPQPAPATKPKVGKKRRDKRKQPEEPGALGPPPAAAPPRRRGSAALGAAVRLGGRDFTGKRLEAFGLNPRRLRYRQLLRQRRKKSGRGGGLQSPPPGLIRR; the protein is encoded by the exons ATGCCGGAGCCGGAGCTGCGCGTGAACGCGGCCTTCGCGGAGCGATACGGACGGTACCGGCGGCGCGAGGAGCTGCAGCGGC TGCAGGACCGTTACGGGGACAccggggacggggacagctcCAGCTCCGACTCCAGCGGGGACGAGGTG gcCGTCGACCCCCGCCTGGAGCGGGATTTCTACCGTACCCTGGCGCTGCTGAAGACCCGGGACCCCCGAATTTACCAGCAGGACGCCACCTTCTACAGCCAGCAGG acTCCTCATCGGGGAGCGatgccgaggaggaggaggaggaggaggaggaggaggaggaagggcgcCCGGCGAAGCCGATGTACCTGAAGGACTACGAGAGGAAGGTGGTGCTGGAGAAGGAGGG CAAATACGTggatgaggaagatgaggaggacgAGGAAGCAGCAGCCGAGCGGAGgaag AGAGCCGCCTCCCGCAGCTacgcagaggagcagcaggagctgaaggagAG TTTCCGAGCCTTCGTAGCTGAcagcgaggaggaagaggaggaggaggaggggggctctgccctgctgcgGCCGCGCAACCGGACGGTGGAGGAGAAG GTGCCCCTCCAGCAGTACTGGACCGACCCGGCGCTGGACCCCGGCGAGCGCTTCCTGCGGGATTACATCCTGAACCAGGGCTaccgcgaggaggaggaggaagaggaagatgccGAAGG ggcGTCCCCCCCCCGGCTGGCCGACTCCTCGGACGAGGGCGAGCTCTTCCTGGCCAAGCAGGAGGATTTCGAACGTCGCTACAATTTCCGCTTCGAGGAGCCCGACGCCGAGCAG gtgaagACGTACCCCCGGAGCATCCCCACCTCGGTGCGGCGCCGGGACGAGCGGCGGAAGGAGAAGCGGGAGCAGATtcgggagaggaagaggaag GAGAAGGCGCGGAAGCGGGAGGAGCTGAAGCAGCTGAAGAACCTGAAGCGGGAGGAGCTGGCGGCCCGGCTGGCCCGGCTGCGGGAGGCCACCGGCAACGCCGCCGTCGGCTTCACCGAAACCCTCCTGGAGGAGGACTTTGACCCGGCCCGGCACGACCGGCTGATGGCG gaGTGTTTCGGTGACGATTATTACggccggggggaggaggagaagccgcagttcgaggaggaggaggggctggagg aCGACTGGAACTGGGACGCCTGGACGGgccgggaggagggggggggcgagCGCGAGCCCCACTGCGAGGACCCCGATTTCGTG atGGACGCCGACTACGACCCGGCGGCCCCCCCCCCGAAAcggcggcagcccccggcgccggGGAAGAAGCGGCGCAAGACGCGGTTCAGGGAGGCGGTGGAGCGGGAAAAGCCGGCGTTCGACCCCG CCACCAGCACCTTCGAGCAGTACCTGGAGGAGTTTTACCGCCTGGACTACGAGGACCTGGTGGGGGACCTGCCCTGTCGCTTCAAGTACCGCAACGTCCTCCCCTGCGACTTCGGCCTCACCACCGACGAG atccTGGCAGCGGACGACAAGGAGCTGAACCGCTGGTGCTCCCTGCGCAAGACCTGCATGTACAG GTCGGAGCAGGAGGAGCGGCAGGATCAGGCCAACTACAGCCGGCGGGCGCAGAACgcctggaagaagcagcagatctTCAAATCCCTCGTTGCCGC GCCGGAGGAGCCCCAGCCGGCGCCAGCGACCAAGCCCAAGGTGGGGAAGAAACGCCGGGATAAGCGGAAGCAGCCGGAGGAGCCGGGAGCtttggggccccccccagccgcagcccccccccggcggcgggggtCCGCAGCCCTGGGCGCGGCCGTGCGCCTGGGGGGCCGGGATTTCACCGGGAAGCGGTTGGAAGCCTTCGGCCTCAACCCTCGGCGGCTCCGGTACCGGCAGCTCCTCCGGCAGCGGCGCAAAAAatcagggaggggtggggggctgcaAAGCCCCCCCCCGGGTCTGATCCGGCGCTGA
- the KRI1 gene encoding protein KRI1 homolog isoform X1, with the protein MPEPELRVNAAFAERYGRYRRREELQRLQDRYGDTGDGDSSSSDSSGDEVAVDPRLERDFYRTLALLKTRDPRIYQQDATFYSQQDSSSGSDAEEEEEEEEEEEEGRPAKPMYLKDYERKVVLEKEGKYVDEEDEEDEEAAAERRKRAASRSYAEEQQELKESFRAFVADSEEEEEEEEGGSALLRPRNRTVEEKEREEEDYIRWLKGQGGAPPEPLQDLVPLQQYWTDPALDPGERFLRDYILNQGYREEEEEEEDAEGASPPRLADSSDEGELFLAKQEDFERRYNFRFEEPDAEQVKTYPRSIPTSVRRRDERRKEKREQIRERKRKEKARKREELKQLKNLKREELAARLARLREATGNAAVGFTETLLEEDFDPARHDRLMAECFGDDYYGRGEEEKPQFEEEEGLEDDWNWDAWTGREEGGGEREPHCEDPDFVMDADYDPAAPPPKRRQPPAPGKKRRKTRFREAVEREKPAFDPATSTFEQYLEEFYRLDYEDLVGDLPCRFKYRNVLPCDFGLTTDEILAADDKELNRWCSLRKTCMYRSEQEERQDQANYSRRAQNAWKKQQIFKSLVAAPEEPQPAPATKPKVGKKRRDKRKQPEEPGALGPPPAAAPPRRRGSAALGAAVRLGGRDFTGKRLEAFGLNPRRLRYRQLLRQRRKKSGRGGGLQSPPPGLIRR; encoded by the exons ATGCCGGAGCCGGAGCTGCGCGTGAACGCGGCCTTCGCGGAGCGATACGGACGGTACCGGCGGCGCGAGGAGCTGCAGCGGC TGCAGGACCGTTACGGGGACAccggggacggggacagctcCAGCTCCGACTCCAGCGGGGACGAGGTG gcCGTCGACCCCCGCCTGGAGCGGGATTTCTACCGTACCCTGGCGCTGCTGAAGACCCGGGACCCCCGAATTTACCAGCAGGACGCCACCTTCTACAGCCAGCAGG acTCCTCATCGGGGAGCGatgccgaggaggaggaggaggaggaggaggaggaggaggaagggcgcCCGGCGAAGCCGATGTACCTGAAGGACTACGAGAGGAAGGTGGTGCTGGAGAAGGAGGG CAAATACGTggatgaggaagatgaggaggacgAGGAAGCAGCAGCCGAGCGGAGgaag AGAGCCGCCTCCCGCAGCTacgcagaggagcagcaggagctgaaggagAG TTTCCGAGCCTTCGTAGCTGAcagcgaggaggaagaggaggaggaggaggggggctctgccctgctgcgGCCGCGCAACCGGACGGTGGAGGAGAAG gagcgggaggaggaggattaCATCCGCTGGCtgaaggggcaggggggggcccccccggagCCGCTGCAGGACCTG GTGCCCCTCCAGCAGTACTGGACCGACCCGGCGCTGGACCCCGGCGAGCGCTTCCTGCGGGATTACATCCTGAACCAGGGCTaccgcgaggaggaggaggaagaggaagatgccGAAGG ggcGTCCCCCCCCCGGCTGGCCGACTCCTCGGACGAGGGCGAGCTCTTCCTGGCCAAGCAGGAGGATTTCGAACGTCGCTACAATTTCCGCTTCGAGGAGCCCGACGCCGAGCAG gtgaagACGTACCCCCGGAGCATCCCCACCTCGGTGCGGCGCCGGGACGAGCGGCGGAAGGAGAAGCGGGAGCAGATtcgggagaggaagaggaag GAGAAGGCGCGGAAGCGGGAGGAGCTGAAGCAGCTGAAGAACCTGAAGCGGGAGGAGCTGGCGGCCCGGCTGGCCCGGCTGCGGGAGGCCACCGGCAACGCCGCCGTCGGCTTCACCGAAACCCTCCTGGAGGAGGACTTTGACCCGGCCCGGCACGACCGGCTGATGGCG gaGTGTTTCGGTGACGATTATTACggccggggggaggaggagaagccgcagttcgaggaggaggaggggctggagg aCGACTGGAACTGGGACGCCTGGACGGgccgggaggagggggggggcgagCGCGAGCCCCACTGCGAGGACCCCGATTTCGTG atGGACGCCGACTACGACCCGGCGGCCCCCCCCCCGAAAcggcggcagcccccggcgccggGGAAGAAGCGGCGCAAGACGCGGTTCAGGGAGGCGGTGGAGCGGGAAAAGCCGGCGTTCGACCCCG CCACCAGCACCTTCGAGCAGTACCTGGAGGAGTTTTACCGCCTGGACTACGAGGACCTGGTGGGGGACCTGCCCTGTCGCTTCAAGTACCGCAACGTCCTCCCCTGCGACTTCGGCCTCACCACCGACGAG atccTGGCAGCGGACGACAAGGAGCTGAACCGCTGGTGCTCCCTGCGCAAGACCTGCATGTACAG GTCGGAGCAGGAGGAGCGGCAGGATCAGGCCAACTACAGCCGGCGGGCGCAGAACgcctggaagaagcagcagatctTCAAATCCCTCGTTGCCGC GCCGGAGGAGCCCCAGCCGGCGCCAGCGACCAAGCCCAAGGTGGGGAAGAAACGCCGGGATAAGCGGAAGCAGCCGGAGGAGCCGGGAGCtttggggccccccccagccgcagcccccccccggcggcgggggtCCGCAGCCCTGGGCGCGGCCGTGCGCCTGGGGGGCCGGGATTTCACCGGGAAGCGGTTGGAAGCCTTCGGCCTCAACCCTCGGCGGCTCCGGTACCGGCAGCTCCTCCGGCAGCGGCGCAAAAAatcagggaggggtggggggctgcaAAGCCCCCCCCCGGGTCTGATCCGGCGCTGA
- the KRI1 gene encoding protein KRI1 homolog isoform X3, which produces MYLKDYERKVVLEKEGKYVDEEDEEDEEAAAERRKRAASRSYAEEQQELKESFRAFVADSEEEEEEEEGGSALLRPRNRTVEEKEREEEDYIRWLKGQGGAPPEPLQDLVPLQQYWTDPALDPGERFLRDYILNQGYREEEEEEEDAEGASPPRLADSSDEGELFLAKQEDFERRYNFRFEEPDAEQVKTYPRSIPTSVRRRDERRKEKREQIRERKRKEKARKREELKQLKNLKREELAARLARLREATGNAAVGFTETLLEEDFDPARHDRLMAECFGDDYYGRGEEEKPQFEEEEGLEDDWNWDAWTGREEGGGEREPHCEDPDFVMDADYDPAAPPPKRRQPPAPGKKRRKTRFREAVEREKPAFDPATSTFEQYLEEFYRLDYEDLVGDLPCRFKYRNVLPCDFGLTTDEILAADDKELNRWCSLRKTCMYRSEQEERQDQANYSRRAQNAWKKQQIFKSLVAAPEEPQPAPATKPKVGKKRRDKRKQPEEPGALGPPPAAAPPRRRGSAALGAAVRLGGRDFTGKRLEAFGLNPRRLRYRQLLRQRRKKSGRGGGLQSPPPGLIRR; this is translated from the exons ATGTACCTGAAGGACTACGAGAGGAAGGTGGTGCTGGAGAAGGAGGG CAAATACGTggatgaggaagatgaggaggacgAGGAAGCAGCAGCCGAGCGGAGgaag AGAGCCGCCTCCCGCAGCTacgcagaggagcagcaggagctgaaggagAG TTTCCGAGCCTTCGTAGCTGAcagcgaggaggaagaggaggaggaggaggggggctctgccctgctgcgGCCGCGCAACCGGACGGTGGAGGAGAAG gagcgggaggaggaggattaCATCCGCTGGCtgaaggggcaggggggggcccccccggagCCGCTGCAGGACCTG GTGCCCCTCCAGCAGTACTGGACCGACCCGGCGCTGGACCCCGGCGAGCGCTTCCTGCGGGATTACATCCTGAACCAGGGCTaccgcgaggaggaggaggaagaggaagatgccGAAGG ggcGTCCCCCCCCCGGCTGGCCGACTCCTCGGACGAGGGCGAGCTCTTCCTGGCCAAGCAGGAGGATTTCGAACGTCGCTACAATTTCCGCTTCGAGGAGCCCGACGCCGAGCAG gtgaagACGTACCCCCGGAGCATCCCCACCTCGGTGCGGCGCCGGGACGAGCGGCGGAAGGAGAAGCGGGAGCAGATtcgggagaggaagaggaag GAGAAGGCGCGGAAGCGGGAGGAGCTGAAGCAGCTGAAGAACCTGAAGCGGGAGGAGCTGGCGGCCCGGCTGGCCCGGCTGCGGGAGGCCACCGGCAACGCCGCCGTCGGCTTCACCGAAACCCTCCTGGAGGAGGACTTTGACCCGGCCCGGCACGACCGGCTGATGGCG gaGTGTTTCGGTGACGATTATTACggccggggggaggaggagaagccgcagttcgaggaggaggaggggctggagg aCGACTGGAACTGGGACGCCTGGACGGgccgggaggagggggggggcgagCGCGAGCCCCACTGCGAGGACCCCGATTTCGTG atGGACGCCGACTACGACCCGGCGGCCCCCCCCCCGAAAcggcggcagcccccggcgccggGGAAGAAGCGGCGCAAGACGCGGTTCAGGGAGGCGGTGGAGCGGGAAAAGCCGGCGTTCGACCCCG CCACCAGCACCTTCGAGCAGTACCTGGAGGAGTTTTACCGCCTGGACTACGAGGACCTGGTGGGGGACCTGCCCTGTCGCTTCAAGTACCGCAACGTCCTCCCCTGCGACTTCGGCCTCACCACCGACGAG atccTGGCAGCGGACGACAAGGAGCTGAACCGCTGGTGCTCCCTGCGCAAGACCTGCATGTACAG GTCGGAGCAGGAGGAGCGGCAGGATCAGGCCAACTACAGCCGGCGGGCGCAGAACgcctggaagaagcagcagatctTCAAATCCCTCGTTGCCGC GCCGGAGGAGCCCCAGCCGGCGCCAGCGACCAAGCCCAAGGTGGGGAAGAAACGCCGGGATAAGCGGAAGCAGCCGGAGGAGCCGGGAGCtttggggccccccccagccgcagcccccccccggcggcgggggtCCGCAGCCCTGGGCGCGGCCGTGCGCCTGGGGGGCCGGGATTTCACCGGGAAGCGGTTGGAAGCCTTCGGCCTCAACCCTCGGCGGCTCCGGTACCGGCAGCTCCTCCGGCAGCGGCGCAAAAAatcagggaggggtggggggctgcaAAGCCCCCCCCCGGGTCTGATCCGGCGCTGA